A stretch of Fusarium poae strain DAOMC 252244 chromosome 2, whole genome shotgun sequence DNA encodes these proteins:
- a CDS encoding hypothetical protein (BUSCO:23418at5125), protein MNVLDDDRLSNSSNDSDNDNDNDNDNDNDRIDRDNDADEAMEDVDDNGDQDQDAEGDDDDNNDDDDDDDENGDANDDGDADGDGDGDESQPPATDSNDQTSAHIKTEPNGGDTERESTTPSPGSHRKWPQPRPEVINARLYDIVPTMAAPQSTSVNAMAITPDLRYWITGGSDGYIRKYDGPNTINGKLPLTVAQRHPFVDSVTKAGILMSYWENEEPAPPGRGDQEHILSPVYSLAVHSEALWLLSGLESGGINLQSVRHDEGKRIHCLQQHTNAVSVLTLAQDEKSVLSGGWDKNIYDWDLNTGQTIRSFDGNAGQISALELRPANGAPIPEDDDEPLPSTTMATNNGAPVASGSFTDGLNQDGVDDMNADFNPDANTGDGQASPAHDSLFGGSDAGSLFGETKEDQPFGHDDDEFGAGSMDMMPGHGHDSAMDHSADMAALDAGKDTEIQPAPAVEPPPPDTSQDAADAMDVDLVPAPTQNTEPSQPTQDSQPPASQEGPASPSLMLTSPHAPTQHDPTQTSPTTFLSAAMDGYLRIWDRRQPDPVARIGTRNGVPPWCMGACWSPSGNAIYAGRRNGTVEEFDIHKAKRNWEPQRTFKFPAGSGAVSAVRPMVNGRHLVCASHDILRLYDLRDTRAFKHSTVPFLIIPGPPRAGVISSLYIDPTSRFMLSAAGTRGWEGTSTEVLIGYEINVTDG, encoded by the exons ATGAATGTCTTAGACGACGATCGGCTGTCCAACAGCTCAAACGACTCGGACAACGATAATGATAACGACAATGACAATGATAACGACCGCATTGATCGGGACAATGACGCCGATGAGGCAATGGAAGATGTAGACGATAATGGTGATCAAGACCAGGACGCAGAaggcgacgacgatgataataacgacgatgacgacgacgacgatgagaatGGTGACGCAAACGATGATGGAGATGCTGATGGCGACGGCGATGGAGACGAAAGCCAACCTCCTGCTACCGACTCTAATGACCAGACGAGTGCCCATATCAAGACAGAACCCAATGGTGGTGATACCGAGCGCGAATCTACCACGCCCTCCCCGGGCTCGCACAGAAAATGGCCTCAGCCTCGACCAGAGGTCATCAATGCCCGCCTTTACGACATCGTACCGACTATGGCAGCACCTCAGTCAACCAGTGTTAATGCTATGGCCATCACACCTGATTTGCGATATTGGATCACGGGAGGTTCTGACGGCTACATCCGCAAATACGACGGTCCCAATACCATCAACGGAAAGCTACCTTTAACCGTAGCTCAGAGACATCCTTTTGTGGACAGCGTTACAAAAGCTGGCATCCTCATGTCATACTGGGAGAACGAAGAGCCTGCACCCCCTGGTCGAGGCGACCAAGAACACATACTCTCTCCTGTTTACTCCCTTGCTGTCCACTCTGAGGCTCTGTGGCTTTTATCTGGTCTCGAGTCAGGCGGTATCAACTTGCAGAGCGTTCGACATGACGAAGGCAAGCGGATCCACTGTCTACAACAGCATACCAACGCCGTGTCCGTCTTAACGTTGGCACAGGATGAGAAGAGTGTTTTGAGTGGTGGTTGGGACAAGAACATATACGACTGGGACTTAAACACCGGGCAGACAATCCGTAGTTTTGACGGCAATGCTGGTCAGATTTCGGCCCTCGAGCTGCGGCCTGCTAACGGAGCCCCCATCCCtgaagacgatgacgagCCGCTGCCATCCACGACAATGGCCACCAACAACGGAGCTCCAGTTGCAAGCGGGAGCTTTACAGATGGACTAAATCAAGATGGTGTAGACGACATGAATGCCGATTTCAACCCCGACGCCAACACCGGCGATGGCCAAGCATCTCCTGCTCATGATAGTCTTTTTGGGGGAAGCGATGCAGGAAGTCTATTCGGCGAAACAAAGGAAGATCAGCCCTTTGGgcatgatgacgatgagttTGGTGCTGGATCCATGGACATGATGCCTGGTCACGGCCACGACAGTGCAATGGACCACTCTGCAGACATGGCTGCTCTCGATGCAGGGAAAGATACGGAAATACAACCTGCTCCCGCCGTTGAACCTCCTCCGCCAGACACATCGCAGGATGCAGCCGACGCTATGGACGTAGATCTCGTTCCTGCTCCAACACAAAACACGGAGCCTTCTCAACCAACACAGGATTCTCAACCTCCCGCATCTCAAGAAGGCCCTGCTTCACCATCTCTCATGCTCACATCACCCCACGCCCCAACGCAGCACGACCCCACACAAACATCTCCAACAACTTTCCTCTCGGCCGCAATGGATGGCTACCTTCGCATATGGGATAGGCGCCAGCCCGATCCTGTCGCGCGTATAGGCACTCGTAATGGTGTCCCGCCCTGGTGCATGGGGGCATGTTGGAGTCCCTCTGGCAATGCCATCTACGCAGGTCGTCGTAACGGCACAGTCGAAGAATTCGACATCCACAAGGCAAAGAGAAACTGGGAACCCCAGAGAACTTTCAAGTTCCCTGCTGGCAGTGGAGCTGTCAGCGCCGTAAGACCCATGGTAAACGGCCGTCATCTCGTCTG TGCCTCACACGATATCCTTCGCCTCTACGACCTCCGTGACACCCGTGCATTCAAGCACTCCACTGTTCCCTTTCTGATCATCCCTGGCCCTCCCCGTGCAGGTGTCATCTCTAGTCTTTACATCGACCCGACCAGCCGCTTCATGCTGAGCGCAGCAGGTACTAGAGGCTGGGAAGGCACCAGTACTGAGGTCCTTATCGGCTACGAGATCAATGTCACTGATGGATGA
- a CDS encoding hypothetical protein (BUSCO:18685at5125), which produces MSQQPSPSAQQAHDANPQDVLAEARKNLQCLIDSGLSKELLHQLVDGSQALNLNLSAMTAMQTMPAIPSQSQTQFSQQTGNPNQSANTASLAPPPPPMRCPPPPPVASNVPSVQTVTAAPSRRSSTATTPTPSVEIKHEVLPEDVNYHDTAMFLPPQVAFSHRPRISVSSTSSGSSGHASIWSTNSGQSAMSWQSTSTCNRSQAPLPIPPSSSMNGLSPMSAPVGTAGKTNIYWCTSCETSFKRKYDWKRHEDEFHERWRKYPCPEPGCNRSFWGSNSFNQHHKQCHGCKTCPHAEKVVKFLRKRKYWACGFCSALHPARERHVEHVARHFESGMTKGDWMHSRVVYGLLHQPLIHEAWDALVVSKQPEYNGRRPQFSWHPSKTGRAQGFLENENPGQLQDLLEFFSGDEGEAQWIVSVAYDLADIVLTSAPIPSPQYSHASLGPQGFGHDPRMSFMPLPTQGHPGHQSLMPSPDPQQTQFTTPFRNTIMVPSQQFTSPSRPSPASSAHSPLGPSTSPLMPPPAPSPLEKRELPLPPPPQSQGHEHGESMMDFEYSPAPVVFDDWESLTGAVIEQPGQQHNGPPADWGMVQYFNDPRVTS; this is translated from the exons ATGTCGCAGCAGCCAAGTCCTTCGGCTCAGCAGGCCCACGATGCCAACCCTCAAGACGTCCTCGCCGAGGCACGCAAGAATCTACAGTGCCTAATTGACTCAGGCCTCTCCAAGGAACTGCTGCATCAGCTGGTCGACGGGAGCCAGGCTCTCAATCTTAATCTCAGCGCGATGACTGCCATGCAAACCATGCCCGCGATTCCATCTCAATCTCAGACTCAGTTCAGCCAGCAAACCGGCAACCCGAATCAAAGCGCCAATACAGCCTCGCTTgctcctccaccaccaccaatgCGATGCCCTCCCCCGCCCCCGGTTGCATCGAATGTGCCTAGTGTTCAGACCGTTACAGCAGCTCCTTCTCGCCGTTCATCGACTGCGACGACCCCAACACCGTCCGTTGAGATTAAGCATGAAGTCCTCCCCGAGGACGTGAACT ATCACGATACAGCCATGTTCCTGCCCCCTCAGGTAGCGTTCAGCCATCGTCCTCGTATCTCGGTCTCTTCAACAAGCTCTGGATCCTCAGGCCATGCGTCGATCTGGTCAACCAACTCGGGACAGTCAGCGATGTCGTGGCAATCTACTTCCACCTGTAACCGATCACAGGCGCCGCTTCCGATTCCCCCTTCCAGTTCCATGAACGGTCTTAGCCCTATGAGTGCCCCGGTAGGTACAGCTGGCAAGACAAACATCTATTGGTGCACCTCCTGTGAAACGAGCTTTAAGCGCAAGTACGACTGGAAGCGCCACGAGGACGAGTTTCACGAGCGCTGGCGCAAGTACCCTTGTCCCGAGCCTGGATGTAACCGCAGTTTTTGGGGATCCAACTCGTTCAATCAGCATCACAAGCAATGTCATGGCTGCAAGACTTGTCCCCACGCTGAGAAAGTAGTCAAATTCCTCCGAAAACGTAAGTACTGGGCTTGTGGCTTCTGCTCTGCTCTTCATCCAGCTCGCGAGCGCCATGTCGAACATGTTGCCCGCCACTTTGAGTCGGGCATGACCAAAGGCGACTGGATGCACTCGCGTGTTGTTTATGGTCTTCTGCACCAGCCTCTGATCCACGAGGCTTGGGACGCGCTTGTCGTTAGCAAGCAGCCCGAGTACAACGGACGACGGCCTCAGTTCAGTTGGCACCCAAGCAAAACTGGCCGTGCCCAAGGATTCCTCGAGAACGAGAATCCCGGCCAACTTCAGGATCTTCTTGAATTCTTCTCTGGCGATGAGGGTGAAGCGCAGTGGATTGTCAGCGTTGCttatgaccttgccgatatCGTTCTCACCTCAGCGCCTATTCCCTCGCCGCAGTATTCTCATGCCTCTCTTGGACCCCAAGGTTTTGGACACGATCCTCGTATGTCGTTCATGCCACTGCCCACTCAAGGCCACCCAGGTCACCAGTCTTTGATGCCTTCACCCGATCCTCAACAGACACAATTTACCACACCTTTCCGAAACACGATAATGGTGCCTTCCCAACAATTCACCTCGCCTTCAAGGCCTTCGCCTGCATCGTCGGCTCACTCACCATTGGGACCATCAACGTCACCACTGATGCCTCCACCAGCACCGTCACCCTTGGAAAAGCGTGAGCTTCCGCTACCACCCCCACCTCAATCTCAAGGGCATGAACACGGTGAATCGATGATGGATTTCGAGTATTCGCCGGCCCCTGTAGTGTTTGACGATTGGGAGAGTCTAACAGGCGCTGTTATTGAACAGCCTGGTCAACAACATAACGGACCACCAGCCGATTGGGGCATGGTGCAGTATTTTAACGACCCGCGGGTCACCTCATGA